One Kazachstania africana CBS 2517 chromosome 9, complete genome genomic region harbors:
- the TSA2 gene encoding thioredoxin peroxidase TSA2 (similar to Saccharomyces cerevisiae TSA2 (YDR453C) and TSA1 (YML028W); ancestral locus Anc_5.569) gives MVAEVQKPAPAFKKTAVVDGIFEEVSLEQYKGKYVILAFVPMAFTFVCPTEIVAFSDAVERFRSLGVEILFASTDSEYTLLAWTNVARKDGGLGPVNIPLLADTNHSLSRDYGVLLEDEGVALRGLFVIDPKGIVRHITINDLPVGRNVEEALRVVEGFQWTDKHGTVLPCNWTPGSATIKPSVNDSKEYFQEANKDK, from the coding sequence ATGGTCGCTGAAGTTCAAAAACCAGCTCCAGCTTTCAAGAAGACCGCAGTCGTCGACGGTATCTTTGAAGAAGTCTCACTAGAACAATATAAGGGTAAATATGTCATCTTGGCTTTCGTTCCAATGGCTTTCACTTTCGTTTGCCCTACAGAAATTGTCGCATTTTCAGACGCCGTTGAGAGATTTAGAAGCTTGGGTGTCGAAATCCTATTTGCATCTACTGATTCTGAATATACACTATTGGCCTGGACAAATGTCGCTAGAAAAGATGGTGGTTTGGGTCCAGTCAACATTCCACTACTCGCTGACACTAACCACTCTTTATCAAGAGATTACGGTGTCTTACTTGAAGATGAAGGTGTTGCTTTGAGAGGTTTATTCGTCATCGATCCAAAGGGAATCGTCAGACACATCACTATTAATGATTTACCAGTAGGCAGAAACGTTGAAGAGGCATTGAGAGTCGTTGAAGGTTTCCAATGGACCGACAAACACGGTACCGTTTTACCATGTAACTGGACTCCAGGGTCTGCTACTATTAAACCAAGTGTAAATGACTCTAAGGAATATTTCCAAGAAGctaataaagataaatga
- the GUK1 gene encoding guanylate kinase (similar to Saccharomyces cerevisiae GUK1 (YDR454C); ancestral locus Anc_5.572) encodes MTRPIVISGPSGTGKSTLLKRLFAEFPNNFGFSVSSTTRSPRPGEVNGTDYNFVTVDHFKEMIDQDKFIEWAQFSGNYYGTTVDSVKEVSESGKTCILDIDMQGVKAVKTKSDLNARFLFIAPPSVEDLRKRLEGRGTETEESLTKRLNAATAELEYAETGAHDKIIVNDDLEKAYAEFKDFILDQN; translated from the coding sequence ATGACTCGTCCTATTGTCATCTCTGGTCCAAGTGGTACTGGTAAATCCACATTATTGAAGAGATTATTCGCTGAATTCCCAAATAATTTCGGTTTCAGCGTTTCTTCCACTACAAGATCTCCAAGACCTGGTGAAGTTAATGGTACCGATTACAACTTCGTCACTGTCGACCATTTCAAGGAAATGATTGATCAAGACAAGTTCATCGAGTGGGCCCAGTTTTCCGGTAATTATTACGGTACCACAGTGGACTCCGTCAAGGAAGTTAGTGAATCCGGTAAGACTTGTATCTTGGACATCGATATGCAAGGTGTCAAAGCTGTTAAGACCAAGTCAGATTTGAACGCCAGATTCTTGTTTATTGCTCCACCATCTGTCGAGGATTTAAGAAAGAGATTAGAAGGTAGAGGTACCGAAACTGAAGAATCATTAACAAAGAGATTGAACGCTGCCACTGCGGAACTAGAATATGCAGAAACAGGTGCCCATGACAAAATTATTGTCaatgatgatttagaaAAGGCTTACGCTGAATTTAAGGACTTTATCCTCGACCAAAACTGA